One part of the Schistocerca piceifrons isolate TAMUIC-IGC-003096 chromosome 2, iqSchPice1.1, whole genome shotgun sequence genome encodes these proteins:
- the LOC124774877 gene encoding uncharacterized protein LOC124774877 yields the protein MMTKRNNGVVWRGPLSFNCNSTVGIVRMVQIVNVSDIMHKITSTGICNVLSCAKVEGTEINVCYGCGRPLFIVSPPHFCNGSILDDVASTADFQLNIKIPARCGNSGSPVGEMYQQCDSRIVTQHMYMISTLFISKHLYITDVRVLSVQSILTLTALQGSDHHLQSQECYSTTFLFHVLTVCPSHLLLQLCLPLSTSFISSANPLDKTPHSS from the exons ATGATGACTAAACGGAACAATGGAGTGGTATGGCGTGGGCCATTGTCATTCAACTGTAACAGCACTGTGGGAATCGTCCGTATGGTTCAGATCGTTAATGTAAGTGACATAATGCACAAAATAACTAGCACTGGAATATGCAATGTTTTGTCCTGTGCAAAAGTTGAAGGTACTGAGATTAATGTTTGTTATGGATGTGGCCGGCCATTGTTTATTGTCTCTCCGCCACACTTCT GTAATGGCAGCATTCTTGACGATGTAGCCAGCACGGCAGATTTTCAACTTAATATCAAAATCCCAGCGCGATGTGGAAATTCAGGGTCACCAGTGGGGGAAATGTACCAGCAGTGCGATAGCAGAATAGTGACACAGCATATGTATATGATTTCCACACTGTTTATTAGCAAGCACTTGTACATAACAGATGTAAGGGTTTTGAGTGTACAGAGCATACTAACTCTCACTGCCTTGCAGGGCAGCGATCATCATTTACAGAGTCAGGAATGTTACTCCACCACTTTCCTATTCCATGTACTTACTGTCTGTCCATCCCACCTTCTTCTCCAACTTTGCCTTCCCCTCTCCACTTCCTTTATCTCCTCAGCCAATCCACTTGATAAAACCCCTCATTCCAGTTGA